Proteins encoded in a region of the Trypanosoma brucei gambiense DAL972 chromosome 4, complete sequence genome:
- a CDS encoding T. brucei spp.-specific protein, with amino-acid sequence MSENPAQPPLEFYVANAERVFAENDKVLFFSHWTYKMMTRSFLESYQNPPLIFPNSTQSNFIKGDGYIDYCTWHRYSDFEWFATQMLTEFPGIIFPPIPEKEVNGTIDKLTAHFDGVSGLDAKKNSLVRQRLRRLQLTLNAISHIGAIHECELMKAFTTLDEDGWRKFRDSWEAARKNSLLSIVKMKCLGLLGKLSSFAMVREQEGPVSSRLSSILVQHGEMVRLLQMCGAVVEKMTRRFVGEPSKRRSTRNICKRTAGAPLPAAACHEGCFVRYEANGGREGVVKSIDRNTAVIEWNDREGGMSRVPVADLRYPSSGVSDPVMLALHAITEQIDSHLMYLSKKEEAEGLREVGDLLWFASHLSISCINAATQLKKMESNALAQPAPGRDDTEGEAHRESLKQRVADGYTRFTEQYEKFCIPHQAQVLAAVAHKLGRIGTFLFIDEGWSARILQISSALTVPTFPQEEGSQ; translated from the coding sequence ATGTCCGAAAACCCCGCTCAGCCACCGCTGGAGTTCTATGTTGCAAATGCGGAGCGCGTGTTCGCTGAGAATGATAAggtcctcttcttttctcactGGACGTATAAAATGATGACGCGCAGCTTTCTGGAAAGTTACCAGAATCCGCCTCTCATTTTCCCAAACAGTACGCAGAGCAACTTTATTAAAGGCGATGGCTACATCGACTATTGCACATGGCATCGTTATTCCGATTTTGAGTGGTTTGCTACCCAGATGCTGACAGAGTTTCCAGGTATAATCTTTCCACCCATTCCAGAGAAGGAAGTCAATGGGACGATCGACAAACTTACAGCGCATTTTGACGGTGTGAGTGGACTTGACGCGAAGAAGAACTCACTGGTAAGACAACGGCTAAGGCGACTTCAACTGACTCTTAATGCCATATCCCATATCGGTGCGATTCATGAATGTGAGTTAATGAAGGCTTTCACGACGCTTGACGAAGACGGATGGAGAAAGTTCCGCGATTCGTGGGAGGCAGCCAGGAAAAATTCTCTACTTTCtattgtgaaaatgaagtgTTTGGGCCTCCTTGGAAAACTAAGCAGTTTCGCGATGGTGCGGGAACAAGAAGGTCCCGTCTCTTCCCGTCTTAGCTCCATCCTCGTGCAACATGGCGAAATGGTGCGGCTTCTACAGATGTGCGGCGCCGTCGTGGAAAAAATGACAAGGCGGTTTGTAGGTGAACCATCCAAACGGAGAAGTACTCGGAATATATGCAAGCGGACGGCTGGAGCTCCCCTTCCCGCCGCTGCATGTCACGAGGGATGTTTCGTTCGGTATGAGGCAAATGGTGGGCGTGAGGGTGTGGTGAAGAGCATAGATCGGAACACGGCGGTAATTGAGTGGAACGATCGTGAGGGAGGGATGTCCCGTGTCCCTGTAGCCGACCTCAGATATCCGTCATCGGGTGTGAGCGACCCGGTAATGTTAGCCCTTCATGCAATAACAGAACAAATTGATTCCCATCTCATGTATCtgagcaaaaaggaagaggctgAAGGCTTGAGGGAGGTTGGCGATTTGCTTTGGTTTGCTTCCCATCTTTCAATTTCCTGCATCAATGCTGCTACGCAGCTCAAAAAGATGGAATCAAACGCTTTAGCCCAACCTGCCCCCGGGAGGGACGATACCGAAGGGGAGGCGCATCGGGAATCATTAAAACAACGTGTCGCGGATGGATACACACGGTTTACTGAGCAATACGAAAAGTTCTGCATTCCACACCAAGCGCAAGTGTTGGCTGCTGTTGCCCATAAGCTTGGAAGGATAGGTACATTTCTTTTCATCGATGAAGGTTGGAGTGCGCGCATTTTGCAGATCAGTTCGGCACTGACGGTTCCAACTTTTCCGCAGGAGGAGGGTTCTCAGTGA